The Pseudanabaena galeata CCNP1313 genome includes a region encoding these proteins:
- a CDS encoding ISKra4 family transposase: protein MSAKLISVEGTKVKIELTIELSESMLDSEGNIQEGLNEAGCIAAKEAMKHLDTDGSAIKLGEKTWRTKGEEEKAYQTPYGEVVVARHVYQSAGGGKTYCPMERNARIVVTSTPKFAKQISSKMANGVAREVQRDLRDNHGREVAVSYIQRLSEAVGSIVQAKEESDNYEPPEIDVKIESVGIGLDGTCMLMCEDGWREAMVGTISLYDSEGERQHTIYLGATPEYGRKRFLERLEREIRQTKDRYPNATYVGIADGAESNWKFLNEHTEEQILDFYHASGYLGILAEVLHPKQIPEQKEWLKNSCHQLKHEIGSAEKFYNQMVLAMTENKLTETMREKLQASITYFNNHLWQMDYAQFQQKTYPIGSGVTEAACKTLIKQRLCCSGMRWKDKGASIILSLRALVLTSTRWEQFWDNLNQYGFPAAV, encoded by the coding sequence ATGTCGGCAAAGTTAATAAGTGTAGAAGGCACAAAAGTAAAAATCGAACTTACAATTGAATTGAGTGAATCGATGTTAGATAGTGAAGGTAATATTCAAGAAGGATTGAACGAAGCAGGGTGTATAGCAGCTAAGGAAGCAATGAAACATTTAGATACAGATGGTTCAGCAATAAAGCTAGGAGAGAAAACATGGCGAACAAAGGGAGAGGAAGAGAAAGCATATCAAACTCCTTACGGCGAGGTAGTAGTAGCAAGGCATGTATATCAAAGTGCGGGTGGGGGAAAAACTTATTGCCCCATGGAAAGAAACGCACGAATAGTTGTGACATCAACACCAAAGTTCGCCAAACAAATATCATCGAAAATGGCTAATGGGGTAGCAAGAGAAGTACAACGAGATTTGCGTGATAATCATGGGCGTGAGGTAGCAGTATCCTATATTCAGAGATTGAGCGAAGCGGTTGGCAGCATTGTGCAAGCAAAAGAAGAAAGTGACAATTATGAGCCGCCAGAGATAGATGTCAAGATTGAATCGGTTGGTATAGGGTTAGATGGAACCTGTATGCTGATGTGTGAAGATGGCTGGCGAGAAGCTATGGTAGGGACGATATCATTATATGATAGTGAAGGAGAACGTCAGCACACGATCTATCTGGGAGCAACACCAGAATATGGTAGGAAGCGATTTTTAGAACGATTAGAGCGAGAAATCAGACAAACAAAAGATCGATATCCTAATGCAACCTATGTAGGAATTGCTGATGGAGCCGAATCCAACTGGAAATTCTTAAATGAACACACAGAAGAGCAGATCCTCGATTTTTATCATGCTTCAGGTTATTTGGGAATACTAGCCGAAGTTCTACATCCTAAGCAAATTCCCGAACAAAAAGAATGGCTTAAAAATAGTTGTCATCAACTCAAACATGAAATCGGAAGTGCCGAAAAATTCTACAACCAGATGGTACTGGCGATGACTGAAAATAAGCTAACCGAAACCATGAGGGAAAAGCTCCAAGCTTCGATTACTTACTTTAACAATCATTTGTGGCAAATGGACTATGCTCAATTCCAACAGAAAACCTATCCGATTGGCTCTGGTGTGACCGAAGCTGCTTGCAAGACTTTAATAAAGCAACGATTATGTTGCTCTGGGATGCGTTGGAAGGACAAGGGGGCGAGCATAATTTTGAGTTTAAGAGCTTTAGTTTTAACTTCTACTCGTTGGGAGCAATTCTGGGACAATCTCAATCAGTATGGGTTTCCTGCTGCTGTCTAA
- a CDS encoding DUF433 domain-containing protein: protein MTAVINNHIEITQGVCGGKPRIAGHRIRVEDIAIWHERMGLSADEIVSQYPTITLSDVYSALAYYHDHFREIRQQIAEDEAFALEMKAKHPSLLQQKLKERYGGIN, encoded by the coding sequence ACTCAAGGTGTTTGCGGTGGTAAACCTCGGATTGCTGGACATCGGATTAGGGTTGAGGACATTGCGATCTGGCATGAACGGATGGGTTTGTCTGCTGATGAAATAGTCTCTCAATATCCAACTATCACGTTGTCGGATGTTTATTCTGCGTTGGCTTATTATCACGATCATTTTCGAGAAATTAGACAACAGATTGCCGAAGATGAAGCTTTTGCCTTGGAAATGAAGGCTAAGCATCCCTCTCTTTTGCAACAAAAGCTGAAGGAGCGTTATGGTGGAATCAATTAG
- a CDS encoding COR domain-containing protein, whose protein sequence is MNYSFRARVNVLGAINAGKSELIRQLVGEQNFTVTQKKINIVKYHLETSQKNINVELWDFQSDVINNDAYKIFCASSCLYVLVINIREHNEDLDDWLYLITKYSSNPSILIVRNITQVKHGAYQKTPFKNNKYKVEIISVDFQNSLDIDNFKIKLHTYLEQKYFTLSTNEDNIIDYFKSSYDKNYIDWGDFKRICQENHIEEKEHKNFLQKLIHLGVCINFSSSYQTSLSRIIFINYEWLVFMINQIFDSKSNHSLNSIYSEDNFRRIWNTQDEDLELLLELLIHFNFCFEFKQYKMHNKSYIMPRFLPFFNHSIYRQTNPNEVYSLVYSYDLDDITNTQLDDIFIELITELHRRIRDYNEIYRDRFVLYNEDSNTISELTKFNNPNQHLICALVIGNQLSELSVVEHELDEINQVYGLSPKKQVPCKCKECIDKDINDNRRHFFNLASLRNRSYEKPVECEISDEKIPVSSLIVDVRMNKTYPDRQQSSTMDNPPNKPQLEKSQEQHQQLNKGQKPESRHNIEAVSPILSQIINTIRIVSVLLVIGGIVAIIYDSKSPSEISMLGQKISTGHVGVAFVFIGIIGMIFSFRKLLNTLSNIANPNSNRSKKRKKRK, encoded by the coding sequence ATGAATTATTCTTTTAGAGCAAGAGTAAATGTTTTAGGAGCTATAAATGCAGGTAAAAGTGAGCTTATACGACAATTAGTAGGAGAGCAAAATTTTACTGTAACTCAAAAAAAAATAAATATTGTAAAATATCATTTAGAAACATCCCAGAAAAATATTAATGTCGAATTATGGGATTTCCAGAGTGACGTAATTAATAATGATGCATATAAAATTTTTTGTGCGTCAAGCTGCCTATATGTATTAGTTATAAATATTAGAGAGCATAATGAAGATTTAGATGATTGGTTATATTTAATTACAAAGTATAGCAGTAATCCATCTATTTTAATAGTTAGAAATATAACTCAAGTAAAACATGGAGCTTATCAAAAAACACCATTTAAAAATAACAAGTATAAGGTCGAGATTATTTCTGTTGATTTTCAGAATAGTTTGGATATAGATAATTTCAAGATAAAACTCCATACTTATCTTGAACAAAAATATTTTACTCTTTCAACGAATGAAGACAATATAATTGACTACTTTAAAAGTAGTTATGACAAGAATTATATTGACTGGGGCGATTTTAAAAGAATTTGCCAAGAAAATCATATTGAAGAGAAAGAACATAAGAACTTTCTTCAAAAGTTAATTCATTTAGGTGTCTGCATAAATTTTTCAAGCAGTTATCAGACAAGCCTAAGTAGAATAATATTTATCAACTATGAATGGCTTGTTTTTATGATTAATCAAATCTTTGACTCAAAATCAAATCATTCATTAAATAGCATATATTCTGAAGATAACTTTAGGAGGATATGGAATACTCAAGATGAAGATTTAGAATTATTATTAGAGCTACTGATACATTTTAATTTTTGCTTTGAATTCAAACAGTACAAAATGCACAATAAATCTTATATTATGCCTAGATTTTTGCCGTTTTTTAACCATTCTATTTATAGACAAACTAATCCTAATGAAGTATATTCACTTGTTTATTCTTATGATTTAGATGATATTACTAATACTCAACTTGATGATATTTTTATTGAACTAATAACGGAATTACATCGAAGAATTAGAGATTACAATGAGATTTATCGAGACAGATTTGTATTATATAATGAAGATAGCAATACTATTTCTGAACTGACTAAATTCAATAATCCAAATCAACATCTTATTTGTGCTTTAGTAATTGGCAATCAACTTTCTGAATTAAGCGTAGTTGAACATGAACTTGATGAAATTAATCAAGTATATGGTTTGTCTCCAAAGAAACAGGTTCCTTGTAAGTGCAAGGAATGTATTGATAAGGATATAAATGATAATCGTAGACATTTCTTTAATTTAGCCTCTCTTAGAAATCGTAGTTATGAAAAGCCTGTCGAATGTGAGATCAGTGATGAAAAAATACCTGTGAGTAGCTTGATTGTTGATGTTAGAATGAATAAAACTTATCCAGATCGACAACAAAGTAGCACAATGGATAATCCACCAAATAAGCCACAATTGGAAAAATCTCAAGAACAACATCAGCAGTTGAATAAAGGTCAAAAGCCTGAAAGCAGACATAATATTGAGGCAGTTTCCCCAATCCTATCGCAAATAATTAATACTATTAGGATAGTATCTGTCCTGTTAGTCATCGGTGGAATTGTTGCAATTATCTATGACTCAAAATCGCCTTCCGAAATATCGATGTTAGGACAGAAAATCTCCACAGGGCATGTTGGCGTAGCCTTTGTCTTTATTGGCATTATCGGTATGATTTTCTCCTTTAGAAAGCTATTGAACACTCTCTCTAATATTGCCAATCCCAACAGTAATCGCTCTAAGAAGAGAAAAAAGCGTAAGTAA
- a CDS encoding response regulator transcription factor — MAPFTSEKLRLTSRQHRILQLVNQGKPLNELAYELGTSRDAAELLEDIAVRLNHRLNLNYQPEEQPPDKQQPKPLQKRETHNSIDNELLTPRQCEILRLVANGLTTKEIAKSLFISVKTVETHRGQVMQRLNIHDLAGLIRYALRVGLISLDE, encoded by the coding sequence ATGGCTCCATTTACATCCGAGAAGCTAAGACTTACAAGCCGACAGCATCGAATTTTACAATTAGTCAACCAAGGTAAGCCGTTAAATGAGTTGGCATACGAGCTTGGGACTAGTCGTGATGCCGCCGAGCTTTTGGAAGATATTGCCGTCAGGCTAAATCATCGCCTCAATTTAAACTACCAACCAGAAGAACAACCACCAGATAAACAGCAACCTAAACCGCTACAAAAGAGAGAAACTCACAATTCTATAGATAACGAACTCCTAACTCCTCGTCAATGTGAGATCTTGCGCTTAGTAGCGAATGGATTGACGACCAAAGAAATTGCAAAATCCTTATTTATAAGTGTCAAAACTGTTGAAACCCATCGTGGGCAGGTAATGCAGCGATTAAATATTCACGATTTGGCTGGATTAATTCGTTATGCCCTACGTGTGGGATTGATCAGTTTAGATGAGTAA
- a CDS encoding leucine-rich repeat domain-containing protein, with protein MLPSELEEIIEQAAREEWEELNLAGKGIEVLPSTIAKCKSLKRLILINNRLSEIPDSITRLTNLQSLDLSNNRLFEIPYSITQLTNLQSLNLRNTFLSEIPYSITRLTNLQSLNLSSNILREIPVLITRLTNLQSLDLRNTRLREIPALITRLINLQSLDLSSNSLSEIPDSITRLINLQSLYLHSNSLSEIPDSITRLTNLQSLYLSSNSLREIPDSITRLTNLQSLDLRSNSLSVIPDSITRLTNLQSLYLSNNRISEISDSITRLTNLQSLYLHSNSLSVIPDSITRLTNLQSLDLRSNSLSVIPDSITRLTNLQFLYLRNNSLSAIPDSITRLTNLQSLDLRSNSLSVIPDSITRLPKLTHLALDENPIIKPPLEVVKEGLEAIRQYFKQIEVEGIDYLYEAKLLIVGEGGAGKTTLANKIINPNYQLCEEDSTKGIEVLHWSFLRTDGNQFNVNIWDFGGQEIYHSTHQYFLTKRSLYLLVADTRKEDTDFYYWLNVIELLSDNSPILIVKNENQDRQREINVNQLRGEFENLKDVFATNLANNRNLEKILTAAQHQLSQLPHIGQTLPKTWVKVRHALESDQRNHISLNEYLQICKDKGFKERKDALQLSEYLHDLGICLHFQDDQMSPLYQIVILKPKWGTDAAYAVLDNPQVIRNFGRFSNKELAQIWSADEYSGMHSGLLELMKKFQLCYEIPQAKRNYIAPQLLTENQPEYAWDESENLILRYTYDFMPKGLVRQFIVAMHESIKSQIVWRSGVIINYKNISSTLAEVTENYGKREIKIRVSGKNKRDLLTVVTHELDKIHTSYKRLANKYQKLIPCNCHTCKGSQSPHFYEFANLKRRYEKRVFTVQCEISYEPVDVLGLIDDIGARAQLQDSRTNPDLEYSTEYALKDGFKIPPIIINNNFSPTNTNHMETPPQTPNQSPKIKSAWANGSFYLFLFVVVILSIGYLAGNLPIQNLIAVIIAGIIFIPLIGTLQLRQDDRLSEKNFMDLIKLVIAQLPMVKTISRRLFRNREID; from the coding sequence ATGTTGCCATCGGAATTAGAAGAAATTATTGAACAGGCTGCGCGGGAGGAGTGGGAAGAACTCAATCTGGCGGGAAAGGGGATTGAAGTATTGCCATCGACAATTGCTAAGTGCAAAAGTTTAAAGAGGTTGATTTTAATCAACAACCGTCTCAGCGAGATTCCCGACTCGATCACCCGACTCACCAATCTCCAATCCCTTGACCTAAGCAACAACCGTCTCTTCGAGATTCCCTACTCGATCACCCAACTCACCAATCTCCAATCCCTTAACCTAAGAAACACCTTTCTCAGCGAGATTCCCTACTCGATCACCCGACTCACCAATCTCCAATCCCTTAACCTAAGCTCCAACATTCTCAGAGAGATTCCCGTCTTGATCACAAGGTTAACCAATCTCCAATCCCTTGACCTAAGAAACACCCGTCTCAGAGAGATTCCCGCCTTGATCACAAGGTTAATCAATCTCCAATCCCTTGACCTTAGCTCCAACAGTCTCAGCGAGATTCCAGACTCGATCACAAGGTTAATCAATCTCCAATCCCTTTATCTTCACTCCAACAGCCTCAGCGAGATTCCAGACTCGATTACAAGGTTAACCAATCTCCAATCCCTTTACCTTAGCTCCAACAGTCTCAGAGAGATTCCAGACTCGATTACAAGGTTAACCAATCTCCAATCCCTTGACCTTCGCTCCAACAGTCTCAGCGTGATTCCAGACTCGATTACCCGACTCACCAATCTCCAATCCCTTTACCTTAGCAACAACAGGATCAGCGAGATTTCCGACTCGATTACAAGGTTAACTAACCTCCAATCCCTTTATCTTCACTCCAACAGCCTCAGCGTGATTCCAGACTCGATTACAAGGTTAACCAATCTCCAATCCCTTGACCTTCGCTCCAACAGTCTCAGCGTGATTCCAGACTCGATTACAAGGTTAACCAATCTTCAATTCCTTTACCTTCGTAACAACAGTCTCAGCGCGATTCCAGACTCGATTACAAGGTTAACCAATCTCCAATCCCTTGACCTTCGCTCCAACAGTCTCAGCGTGATTCCAGACTCGATTACAAGGTTACCAAAACTGACTCACTTAGCTCTTGATGAAAATCCAATCATAAAACCACCATTAGAAGTAGTAAAAGAAGGTCTTGAAGCCATTCGTCAATACTTCAAACAAATAGAAGTCGAAGGCATAGACTATCTTTACGAAGCAAAACTCCTGATTGTCGGTGAGGGCGGCGCAGGCAAAACTACCCTTGCTAATAAAATCATCAATCCCAATTATCAACTCTGCGAAGAAGACAGCACCAAAGGCATCGAAGTCTTACATTGGTCATTTCTCCGCACCGATGGCAATCAATTCAATGTCAATATCTGGGACTTCGGCGGACAAGAAATCTATCACTCCACCCATCAATACTTTCTCACCAAGCGTTCTCTCTATCTCCTCGTTGCCGACACCCGCAAAGAAGACACTGACTTTTACTATTGGCTCAACGTCATCGAACTTCTCAGCGACAACAGCCCGATCCTAATTGTCAAAAACGAAAACCAAGACCGTCAGAGAGAAATAAACGTCAACCAATTGCGCGGCGAATTTGAGAACCTTAAAGATGTCTTTGCTACCAATCTCGCAAATAACCGCAATTTAGAAAAAATCCTCACCGCAGCCCAACATCAACTCAGCCAACTCCCCCACATCGGTCAAACCCTACCCAAAACATGGGTAAAAGTCCGCCATGCCCTAGAGAGCGATCAGCGCAACCACATCAGCCTCAATGAATATCTGCAAATCTGCAAGGACAAAGGCTTTAAAGAACGTAAAGACGCATTGCAACTGAGCGAATATCTCCATGACCTCGGCATCTGTCTGCACTTCCAAGACGATCAAATGTCTCCCCTCTATCAGATCGTGATCCTCAAACCCAAATGGGGAACCGATGCTGCCTATGCCGTTCTCGACAACCCCCAAGTAATCCGCAACTTTGGGCGTTTCAGCAACAAAGAACTTGCTCAAATCTGGAGTGCAGACGAATATTCAGGAATGCATAGCGGCTTATTGGAACTCATGAAAAAGTTTCAACTCTGCTATGAAATTCCTCAAGCTAAAAGGAACTACATCGCCCCCCAACTCCTCACCGAAAACCAACCCGAATATGCTTGGGATGAATCCGAAAACCTGATCCTCCGCTATACCTATGACTTTATGCCCAAAGGGCTTGTACGTCAGTTCATCGTTGCCATGCACGAAAGCATCAAATCCCAAATCGTCTGGCGTAGTGGCGTAATCATCAACTACAAAAATATCAGCAGCACCCTCGCTGAAGTCACCGAAAACTATGGCAAACGCGAAATCAAGATCCGTGTCTCTGGTAAAAACAAACGTGACCTGTTAACCGTAGTCACTCACGAACTCGACAAAATCCATACCTCCTACAAACGCCTCGCCAATAAATATCAAAAGCTCATCCCCTGCAACTGCCACACCTGCAAAGGCAGCCAAAGCCCTCATTTTTACGAATTCGCTAACCTCAAACGTCGCTACGAAAAGCGTGTATTTACAGTTCAATGCGAAATCAGCTATGAACCTGTCGATGTATTAGGCTTAATTGATGACATTGGAGCCAGAGCGCAACTTCAAGATTCAAGAACAAATCCCGATCTAGAATACTCAACGGAATATGCTCTAAAAGATGGCTTTAAAATCCCACCAATAATCATCAATAACAATTTCTCCCCAACTAATACTAACCATATGGAAACACCGCCACAAACACCAAACCAATCACCTAAAATTAAAAGTGCATGGGCAAATGGTTCATTTTATCTATTTCTCTTTGTTGTTGTCATCCTATCCATAGGCTATCTAGCAGGCAATCTCCCCATTCAAAACCTCATTGCCGTTATCATTGCAGGCATAATATTTATTCCCTTGATCGGTACATTGCAACTTCGCCAAGATGATCGCCTCTCCGAGAAAAACTTTATGGATTTAATCAAACTGGTTATTGCTCAACTTCCGATGGTTAAAACTATTTCTAGAAGATTGTTTCGTAACAGGGAGATTGATTAG
- a CDS encoding IS5 family transposase, with amino-acid sequence MGYSSNLSDQEWEIIEPLLPKKKKTRPPIWTKRQILDGVFYQLKNGCNWADLPKDLPPYSTVYWHYKQWRESGVLREIMTILHEQVREQAEKKPKWTTLIIVDSQATKNTCNASVESKGFCTYKATNGIKKNLGVDSLGLPFFTLCTKASLSDDKALIEMFAQNIDYFKSKPVNIPKITVMVDHGYHPDKLIPALEEIYPQIMTKIRFKVAPKMSKQEKASLGISGFVVIPMRWIVERSNAWMERCKSLVKNFDRTLDNANARIHLCFIRLMLKRLAKTS; translated from the coding sequence ATGGGATATAGCAGCAACCTAAGCGATCAAGAGTGGGAGATTATCGAACCTCTGTTACCCAAAAAGAAGAAAACCAGACCACCAATATGGACAAAACGGCAAATATTAGATGGAGTATTTTACCAACTCAAGAATGGATGTAATTGGGCAGACTTACCCAAAGATTTACCCCCATACTCAACAGTGTATTGGCACTACAAGCAATGGCGAGAGTCAGGAGTACTGAGAGAAATCATGACTATATTACATGAACAGGTGAGAGAACAAGCCGAAAAAAAGCCTAAGTGGACAACCTTAATCATCGTCGATTCCCAAGCCACCAAAAACACCTGTAATGCCAGCGTTGAGTCCAAAGGTTTCTGCACCTACAAAGCCACGAACGGCATCAAGAAAAATCTCGGTGTGGATTCTCTTGGTTTGCCATTCTTTACCCTTTGTACGAAGGCAAGTCTTTCCGATGACAAGGCTTTGATTGAAATGTTTGCTCAAAATATCGACTACTTTAAATCTAAACCTGTGAATATTCCCAAAATAACAGTCATGGTTGATCATGGCTACCATCCTGATAAGTTAATCCCTGCCTTAGAGGAGATTTATCCGCAGATTATGACCAAGATTAGGTTTAAGGTCGCACCGAAAATGTCTAAGCAGGAAAAAGCCTCACTGGGCATATCTGGGTTTGTGGTCATTCCTATGCGTTGGATTGTGGAACGTTCCAATGCTTGGATGGAGCGTTGTAAAAGTCTGGTCAAAAACTTTGACAGAACTTTAGACAACGCTAATGCGAGAATTCATCTTTGCTTTATCAGGCTTATGCTTAAGCGCCTTGCTAAAACTTCCTAA
- a CDS encoding IS30 family transposase codes for MSFVHLTTTERSELYKLRVIEQLSVSEIGRRLKRNKSTISRELSRNTDERQIGYLPDTAVALMKARRKQAKVRFQSISAETITEVKQRLEQHHSPEQLAGRMEREGLGKISYETIYLMIYANHQEMGIYQQYLRQKQKQRRRKGRHQKRGGIPNRVGIENRPKIADLKTEIGHWESDTVIGCNHTGIVVTHVDKASKYLLAGLAKNKTMDEINRVTFNLFDPIESTSRKTMTFDNGREFCGHEKLSERLKLETFFANPYHSWERGLNEHTNGLIREFYPKSTNFKIVKEEDFQKAVNLINYRPRKSLDYRTPYEVFFASSEPVAFHP; via the coding sequence ATGAGCTTTGTCCATCTTACCACCACAGAAAGAAGTGAACTGTATAAACTAAGAGTAATTGAGCAATTATCTGTATCAGAGATAGGTCGTCGCTTGAAGCGAAACAAAAGTACGATTTCAAGAGAGTTATCGCGCAATACAGACGAGCGACAGATTGGCTATTTGCCAGATACTGCGGTTGCCCTGATGAAAGCAAGACGGAAACAAGCAAAGGTAAGATTTCAGAGCATCAGTGCTGAGACGATCACCGAAGTCAAACAACGGTTAGAGCAACACCACAGCCCAGAGCAACTAGCAGGGAGAATGGAAAGGGAGGGGCTAGGTAAAATCAGCTATGAGACGATTTATCTGATGATCTATGCAAACCATCAAGAGATGGGAATATATCAACAATATCTGAGGCAGAAGCAAAAGCAACGAAGGCGCAAAGGTCGCCATCAGAAGCGAGGTGGCATTCCCAATAGGGTAGGGATAGAGAATCGACCGAAGATTGCAGATTTAAAAACAGAGATTGGACATTGGGAAAGTGATACGGTAATCGGGTGCAACCACACAGGTATCGTAGTTACGCATGTTGATAAAGCATCGAAGTATTTACTTGCTGGACTAGCTAAGAACAAGACGATGGACGAGATAAACAGAGTGACATTCAATCTATTTGATCCTATAGAATCAACATCTCGAAAGACAATGACCTTTGATAATGGAAGAGAATTCTGTGGGCATGAGAAGCTATCTGAAAGATTGAAACTAGAGACTTTCTTTGCGAATCCATATCATTCATGGGAACGTGGATTGAATGAACACACCAATGGATTAATTAGAGAGTTCTATCCCAAAAGTACAAACTTTAAAATCGTGAAAGAAGAGGACTTTCAGAAGGCAGTGAATTTGATCAATTACAGACCCAGAAAATCACTTGACTATCGTACTCCTTACGAAGTATTCTTTGCTTCATCAGAACCCGTTGCATTTCATCCTTGA
- a CDS encoding universal stress protein, translating into MFQQVLLAVDGSGRSREMMNMLLALPSMQNLQVNVLHVIPNSTNSEAITEYRLAGEKIVEREVKNLRLSSGNTTVAMLKEGEPKDVVCKIAEDLKPDLMIMGSRGMGRLQAILANSVSQYVFQLSDAPMLLIKDDVYIKTIRSVMVSVDGSASANNCLDLAIKLVSGAKDVEIFLARVVKRKEDANANTDPVLVEASAKLKRMNIPTRSFISSGDVGKEMCKLADDSNASLLMIGSPDRRPSIARSLPDLDRLLGSSVSDYVRVNATVPVLLTRTIEN; encoded by the coding sequence ATGTTCCAACAAGTTTTATTAGCCGTCGATGGTTCAGGGCGATCGCGCGAAATGATGAACATGCTACTAGCCCTGCCTAGTATGCAAAATTTGCAAGTTAACGTACTGCATGTCATCCCCAATTCAACTAACTCCGAAGCGATTACTGAATATCGTCTTGCGGGTGAAAAGATTGTCGAAAGAGAAGTCAAAAATTTGCGCTTGTCTTCAGGTAATACCACCGTAGCAATGCTCAAAGAAGGTGAACCCAAAGATGTTGTCTGCAAAATTGCTGAAGATCTAAAGCCAGACCTAATGATCATGGGATCTCGTGGGATGGGACGCTTGCAAGCAATTTTGGCAAACTCGGTCAGTCAGTACGTTTTCCAATTATCAGACGCACCCATGTTGCTGATCAAGGATGACGTATACATCAAAACCATTCGTAGCGTCATGGTTTCTGTAGATGGCTCTGCCTCAGCAAATAATTGCCTAGATCTCGCCATTAAACTTGTTAGTGGCGCAAAGGATGTAGAGATTTTCTTAGCAAGGGTGGTCAAACGCAAGGAAGATGCCAATGCTAACACCGATCCTGTTTTAGTTGAAGCAAGCGCTAAACTGAAGCGGATGAATATTCCAACTCGCTCCTTCATCAGTTCTGGTGATGTGGGCAAAGAAATGTGTAAACTCGCCGATGATTCTAATGCTAGCCTGCTGATGATTGGTTCTCCCGATCGCCGCCCCTCGATCGCCCGTAGTTTGCCCGACCTTGATCGCTTGTTGGGTTCCTCAGTATCTGACTATGTACGTGTCAATGCCACAGTTCCAGTATTGCTAACACGCACCATTGAAAATTAA